GGGTGATATGGATGTCCTCGCCTTTAGCCTGACCCACGAACTGTGCTACACCAATGTGCTGTACATGCTGGACCTGGCGGGGATCCCGTTTCGCTCCGAGGACCGGGACGAAAGCCACCCCCTGATCCTTGGAGGCGGCGGTGTGGTCTTCAACGCCGAACCCATGGCCCCGTTTTTCGACCTGTTGGTGGCCGGGGACGGAGAGGAGGCCCTTCCGGAAATCCTGGCCCTGGTCGACCGCTGCAAGACCCAAGGCATGTCCAGAGCCGAATTCCTCCAAGCGGCCCGGAATATCACCGGCTGCTACGTGCCGTCGTTTTTTGCCGCCGGACCTGAAGACGTCGCAAGCCCCTCGTCTGTGCCCCAGCCTCTTTATGCCGACTACGCCCAGGTGGAGAAACGCATCCTGCCGGACCTGAGCGCCGCGGACTTCCCCACGAACCAAATTGTTCCCTTCGGGCCGGTGGTCCATGATCGCCTGAGCATCGAAATCGCCCGGGGCTGCACCCGAGGCTGTCGGTTCTGCCAAGCCGGGATGATCTATCGTCCGGTCCGGGAGCGCCGCCTGGACGAACTGGACCGGATCATCCAACAGGCCTTGGACCGGACCGGGTTTGACGAACTCTCCTTTCTCTCCCTAAGCACCGGAGACTTTTCCTGCCTGGACGCCCTGTTCCAGCGCAGCCATGCCCGGTGTCGGGACCGGCAGGTCTCGGTCTCCCTGCCCTCGCTCCGGGTGGGCTCGGTCAGCGGCCAGGTCATGGACATGATCGCCGGCATCCGCCGCACCGGCATTACCCTTGCCCCGGAAGCCGGGAGCCAGCGTCTACGAGACGTGATCAACAAGAACATCACCGAAGAGGCTCTGCTGGACCATACCCGCGAGCTCTTCACCCGGGGCTGGTCCGCGGTGAAACTCTACTTCATGATCGGCCTGCCCACGGAAACGGACGAGGATTTGCAGGCCATCGTGGACCTCTGCCTGAAGGTGGCGGCCACGGCTGGAGAGCGGGCCAAACGACTGCAAATCACGGCTTCCATTTCCCCCTTCGTACCCAAGCCTCAGACCCCGTTCCAATGGGAGGAACAGATATCCTTCGAGGAAACCCGACGACGGCTGAACAGACTCAGAGATCTCTTCCGGCCTCGCAAGCGGCTGGTGATGCGCTGGCACATGCCGGAAATGAGTTACCTGGAGGGCGTCTTTTCCCGCGGAGACCGGGCCCTGGCGGACGTGGTGGAACGAGCCTTTGCCAAGGGCGCGCTCTTTTCCAGTTGGGCCGACTCCCTGAGCCTGGAGTCCTGGTTGGGGGCTATGCGGGAATGCGGCCTGGACCCGGACTGGTACCTCCGGGCCAGAGACCCGGAGCAGCCGCTGCCCTGGGACCACATTTCCAGCGGCATCCGCCGCTCCTTTCTGCTGCGGGAGCGCCGCCTGGCCCTGGAGGGCCGGACCACGTCGGACTGCCGCCACGGCAAATGTCTGGGCTGCGGCGTCTGCACCACGACCAAGGTCAAGACCGCGCTGCGCCGCCAGACCGGTTTGGATATTCGGCCCCGTGTGAACCAGGATGAGCAAGTCGGCGGCTTGCCCCCGGGGCTGGGGGATGGGACGGATGGGAGTGATGGGCTAAATGGGAAAAATGGGACGGGAGGGGAGCAGCCTGAGGAGGACTTGGACCGTACACCAGGGCAAGGCCCTGAAGACC
Above is a window of Desulfonatronum sp. SC1 DNA encoding:
- a CDS encoding TIGR03960 family B12-binding radical SAM protein yields the protein MRDLLPLLPRPSQYLGTEPNAVHKDPTQVRVRAALAFPDLYEVGMSYLGGRILYHAVNAHPEFWAERAFAPPLEAAQILRDSKTPLSTLESATPLGDMDVLAFSLTHELCYTNVLYMLDLAGIPFRSEDRDESHPLILGGGGVVFNAEPMAPFFDLLVAGDGEEALPEILALVDRCKTQGMSRAEFLQAARNITGCYVPSFFAAGPEDVASPSSVPQPLYADYAQVEKRILPDLSAADFPTNQIVPFGPVVHDRLSIEIARGCTRGCRFCQAGMIYRPVRERRLDELDRIIQQALDRTGFDELSFLSLSTGDFSCLDALFQRSHARCRDRQVSVSLPSLRVGSVSGQVMDMIAGIRRTGITLAPEAGSQRLRDVINKNITEEALLDHTRELFTRGWSAVKLYFMIGLPTETDEDLQAIVDLCLKVAATAGERAKRLQITASISPFVPKPQTPFQWEEQISFEETRRRLNRLRDLFRPRKRLVMRWHMPEMSYLEGVFSRGDRALADVVERAFAKGALFSSWADSLSLESWLGAMRECGLDPDWYLRARDPEQPLPWDHISSGIRRSFLLRERRLALEGRTTSDCRHGKCLGCGVCTTTKVKTALRRQTGLDIRPRVNQDEQVGGLPPGLGDGTDGSDGLNGKNGTGGEQPEEDLDRTPGQGPEDLGAKANALRIVYRKLGPAVYFSQLELTRLFERCMRRAGVAMSFSQGFHPMPRMSFGRALPVGVGSVREEMVIVLRAPMSAADLRARLAPEMPRGLEIRGVENAPLNGRADQPVFEEYLLHLLDRDAPSVTEAVTRWRSFLSMDQFPFARKTKRGSREINLRALFRSIRFLDVNRLRLLFDFREDYLNPWTTITAVTPELSFRSTRLIKIRGLSGDAAKRAVSG